A single region of the Streptomyces virginiae genome encodes:
- a CDS encoding carbohydrate ABC transporter permease, whose translation MSSGHGTIERRRSRRTADVRAVPGPSAKGPGPGRRRGNRLSRLLSSSLVQGALILVALVWITPLAGLLVSSLRSEGDNASDGWWTALGDPSQLSLDNYGALLKDSGIAEAFGNTVLISVPTTALVVAIAALAGYAFAWLEFPGRDAIFLVVVGLLVVPVQIGLLPVAKLFGAVGLFGTVAGVVLFHVAYGLPFAIFLLRNYFAEIPREMLEAARMDGGSEWRIFSRLVLPLGRPAIASLAIFQFLWVWNDMLVALLFADSGSQPLTVALQSQMRQFGSNIGVLAPGAFLSLVVPLIVFFAFQRHFVQGVMAGSVK comes from the coding sequence ATGAGCAGCGGCCACGGCACCATCGAGCGCCGACGGTCCCGGCGGACCGCGGATGTCCGCGCGGTCCCCGGCCCGTCGGCGAAGGGTCCGGGCCCCGGGCGCCGTCGCGGAAATCGGCTGTCGCGCCTGCTGAGCAGCTCCCTCGTGCAGGGTGCGCTGATCCTGGTGGCCCTGGTGTGGATCACCCCGTTGGCGGGCCTGCTCGTCTCCTCGCTGCGTTCCGAGGGCGACAACGCCTCCGACGGCTGGTGGACCGCGCTCGGCGATCCGTCCCAGCTGTCCCTGGACAACTACGGCGCCCTGCTGAAGGATTCCGGCATCGCGGAGGCGTTCGGGAACACCGTCCTGATCTCCGTGCCCACCACCGCCCTGGTGGTCGCCATCGCGGCACTCGCCGGATACGCCTTCGCGTGGCTGGAGTTCCCCGGCCGGGACGCCATCTTCCTGGTGGTCGTGGGACTGCTGGTGGTGCCCGTGCAGATCGGGCTGCTGCCGGTGGCCAAACTCTTCGGTGCGGTGGGGCTGTTCGGCACGGTCGCGGGCGTCGTCCTCTTCCACGTCGCCTACGGGTTGCCGTTCGCGATCTTCCTGCTGCGCAACTACTTCGCCGAGATACCGCGCGAAATGCTGGAAGCCGCCCGGATGGACGGCGGCAGCGAGTGGCGGATCTTCTCACGGCTGGTGCTGCCGCTCGGCCGCCCGGCCATCGCGAGCCTGGCCATCTTCCAATTCCTCTGGGTCTGGAACGACATGCTCGTGGCGCTGCTGTTCGCGGACAGCGGGTCCCAGCCGCTCACGGTCGCGCTGCAGTCCCAGATGCGGCAGTTCGGAAGCAACATCGGCGTCCTCGCGCCCGGGGCGTTCCTGTCCCTGGTGGTCCCGCTGATCGTCTTCTTCGCCTTCCAACGGCACTTCGTCCAGGGGGTGATGGCCGGCTCGGTGAAGTAG
- a CDS encoding Imm7 family immunity protein, whose product MFEYHGWITVHESATDDDDPSRKAEIVEGLRRRVDEIAGPYLLDLRWMNGELFLHIGGFSNHRAPEILDLFRHVGAVAPGSYGLLHVRDDEDPRHENDVRVLRMVRGTVTEHTESSLSPCIPVLEDPFSG is encoded by the coding sequence ATGTTCGAATACCACGGCTGGATCACTGTCCACGAGAGCGCCACGGACGACGACGACCCGAGCCGGAAGGCCGAGATCGTCGAGGGCCTTCGGCGCCGCGTCGACGAGATCGCCGGCCCCTACCTGCTCGACCTACGGTGGATGAACGGCGAGCTCTTCCTCCACATCGGGGGCTTCTCCAACCATCGCGCCCCCGAGATCCTCGACCTGTTCCGGCACGTCGGCGCGGTCGCGCCCGGCTCGTACGGCCTGCTGCACGTGCGTGACGACGAGGATCCCCGGCACGAGAACGACGTCCGTGTCCTGCGGATGGTCCGGGGGACCGTCACCGAGCACACCGAGTCGTCGCTGTCGCCGTGCATCCCCGTGCTCGAGGATCCCTTCAGCGGGTAG
- a CDS encoding saccharopine dehydrogenase family protein: protein MRVLLVGAGGVGSAITKIAARRDFFDHFVVADYDLARAEAAVAALGGEEQRFSACRVDASDEAAVTSLLTERGCDVLMNATDPRFVMPLFNAALAAGSHYLDMAMSLSRPHPEHPHSACGVKLGDEQFERAEEWEKSGRLALVGMGVEPGLSDVFARYAADHLFDEIEEIGIRDGANLAVEGYDFAPSFNIWTTIEECLNPPVVYERERGWFTTEPFSEPEVFDFPEGIGPVECVNVEHEEVLLVPRWVGARRVTFKYGLGDDFIGKLKTLHALGLDSTERVAVRGEDGTEVRVSPRDVVAACLPDPATLGDRMTGKTCAGTWVKGTKDGLPREVYLYHVVDNQWSMREYGSQAVVWQTAVNPVVALELLATGVWSQPGVLGPEALPPQPFLDLLTAYGSPWGMREQGDTPGN from the coding sequence ATGCGTGTTCTGCTTGTGGGTGCCGGCGGTGTCGGGAGCGCGATCACCAAGATCGCCGCCCGCCGCGACTTCTTCGACCACTTCGTCGTCGCCGACTACGACCTGGCCCGCGCCGAGGCCGCGGTCGCGGCCCTGGGCGGCGAGGAGCAGCGCTTCAGCGCCTGTCGCGTCGACGCCTCCGACGAGGCGGCGGTCACGAGCCTGCTCACCGAGCGCGGATGCGACGTCCTGATGAACGCCACCGATCCGCGCTTCGTGATGCCGCTGTTCAACGCCGCGCTCGCGGCCGGCAGCCACTACCTCGACATGGCCATGTCCCTCTCCCGCCCCCACCCCGAGCACCCGCACAGCGCATGCGGGGTCAAGCTCGGCGACGAGCAGTTCGAACGGGCCGAGGAATGGGAGAAGTCGGGCCGCCTCGCCCTCGTCGGCATGGGCGTCGAGCCCGGACTCTCGGACGTCTTCGCCCGCTACGCCGCCGACCACCTGTTCGACGAGATCGAGGAGATCGGCATCCGCGACGGAGCGAACCTGGCGGTCGAGGGCTACGACTTCGCCCCGTCCTTCAACATCTGGACGACGATCGAGGAGTGCCTGAACCCGCCGGTGGTCTACGAGCGCGAGCGCGGCTGGTTCACCACCGAGCCGTTCAGCGAGCCTGAGGTCTTCGACTTTCCCGAGGGCATCGGCCCCGTCGAGTGCGTCAACGTCGAACACGAGGAGGTCCTCCTCGTACCGCGCTGGGTCGGAGCCCGCCGGGTCACCTTCAAGTACGGCCTCGGCGACGACTTCATCGGCAAGCTCAAGACCCTTCACGCCCTCGGCCTGGACTCCACCGAACGGGTCGCGGTCCGCGGCGAGGACGGCACCGAGGTCCGGGTCTCACCCCGCGACGTGGTCGCCGCCTGCCTGCCCGACCCCGCGACGCTCGGGGACCGGATGACGGGAAAGACCTGCGCCGGGACCTGGGTGAAGGGCACCAAGGACGGGCTGCCGCGCGAGGTCTACCTCTACCACGTGGTCGACAACCAGTGGTCCATGCGCGAGTACGGCTCCCAGGCCGTGGTCTGGCAGACCGCCGTCAACCCGGTGGTGGCCCTCGAACTCCTGGCCACCGGAGTCTGGTCACAGCCCGGAGTGCTGGGCCCCGAGGCCCTGCCGCCGCAGCCGTTCCTGGACCTGCTCACCGCGTACGGCTCCCCGTGGGGCATGCGCGAACAGGGCGACACCCCGGGCAACTGA
- a CDS encoding ABC transporter substrate-binding protein, with amino-acid sequence MRRPSKTTRRTAATASAALTLALGATACGGGTTGPASGGELSGQTVTVAGVWTGSEQQNFKKVLDAFTEKTGAKTVFIPSGDNVSTFVGSKIEGGNAPDVVMVPQVGVLQQFAAKGWLQPLSDPAARKAGSTLAPVWKNYGTVDGTYYGLYFKAAHKSTVWYAPEAFAQAGVAEPTSYTDMLKAGRTLADSGRPAFAVAGEDGWTLTDWFENIYLSQAGPEKYDQLAQHKLKWTDESVVKALTTLGELFKDKQLVAGGAQTALSTDFPTSVAQVFGPEPKAGMVYEGDFVGGVAKDQFGKKLGKDAKFFPFPAVDGGKAPVVSGGDAAVVLKDAKNGKAGMQLLEYLAGSEAAEVWARAGGFLSPNKEVDIASYGDEITRSTANSLIAAGDSIRFDMSDQAPAAFGGTKGAGEWKLLQDFLRDPSDPKGTAAKLEAEAAKAYGN; translated from the coding sequence ATGCGACGACCCAGCAAGACGACCCGGCGGACCGCGGCCACCGCATCGGCGGCCCTCACCCTCGCCCTCGGTGCCACGGCCTGCGGCGGCGGCACCACCGGACCCGCGAGCGGCGGCGAACTGAGCGGCCAGACCGTGACCGTGGCGGGTGTCTGGACCGGCAGCGAGCAGCAGAACTTCAAGAAGGTCCTGGACGCCTTCACCGAGAAGACCGGCGCGAAGACGGTCTTCATACCCTCCGGCGACAACGTCTCCACCTTCGTCGGAAGCAAGATCGAGGGCGGCAACGCGCCCGACGTGGTGATGGTCCCCCAGGTGGGCGTGCTCCAGCAGTTCGCCGCCAAGGGCTGGCTCCAGCCGCTGTCCGACCCGGCCGCCCGGAAGGCCGGCTCCACCCTCGCCCCGGTGTGGAAGAACTACGGCACCGTCGACGGCACGTACTACGGCCTCTACTTCAAGGCCGCCCACAAGTCGACCGTCTGGTACGCCCCCGAGGCCTTCGCCCAGGCCGGTGTCGCCGAGCCCACCAGCTACACCGACATGCTGAAGGCCGGCCGCACCCTCGCCGACTCCGGTCGCCCCGCCTTCGCCGTGGCCGGCGAGGACGGTTGGACCCTCACGGACTGGTTCGAGAACATCTACCTCTCCCAGGCCGGACCGGAGAAGTACGACCAGCTCGCCCAGCACAAGCTCAAGTGGACCGACGAGAGCGTCGTCAAGGCCCTGACCACCCTCGGCGAGCTGTTCAAGGACAAGCAGCTCGTCGCCGGCGGTGCCCAGACGGCGCTGAGCACCGACTTCCCCACGTCGGTCGCGCAGGTCTTCGGCCCCGAGCCCAAGGCGGGCATGGTCTACGAGGGCGACTTCGTCGGGGGCGTGGCCAAAGACCAGTTCGGCAAGAAGCTCGGCAAGGACGCCAAGTTCTTCCCCTTCCCCGCGGTCGACGGCGGCAAGGCGCCGGTCGTCAGCGGCGGCGACGCGGCCGTGGTCCTCAAGGACGCGAAGAACGGCAAGGCCGGTATGCAGCTGCTCGAGTACCTGGCCGGCTCCGAGGCCGCCGAGGTCTGGGCCCGCGCCGGCGGCTTCCTGTCCCCGAACAAGGAGGTCGACATCGCCTCGTACGGCGACGAGATCACCCGCAGCACCGCCAACTCCCTCATCGCGGCGGGCGACTCGATCCGCTTCGACATGTCGGACCAGGCCCCGGCCGCGTTCGGCGGCACCAAGGGCGCGGGTGAGTGGAAGCTCCTCCAGGACTTCCTGCGCGACCCGTCGGACCCGAAGGGCACGGCCGCCAAGCTCGAGGCCGAGGCCGCCAAGGCCTACGGGAACTGA
- a CDS encoding glycoside hydrolase family 13 protein: MLSTLPAAIGHPSPAASTSAPWWRDAVIYQVYVRSFLDSTGDGIGDLAGVRAGLPYLRKLGVDGIWLSPFYPSPQHDHGYDVADYRGVDPVYGDLAEFDLLAADARRLGLKLLLDIVPNHCSSEHPWFQEALAAEPGSPERARFHFAPGRGPDGAEPPNNWHAMFGGPAWSRTTGPDGAPGEWYLHLFTPEQPDLNWRDPAVGDEFEEVLRFWLDRGVDGFRIDVAAGLFKHPALPDSDDPAADERARDAVNQLAWNQPEVHGVWRRWRSVCEEYTARDGRERLLVGEVSVPTAREHAEYVRPDELHQAFFFDLLSAPWDADAFRATITDAMRDIAGTGSTVTWVLNNHDQVRTVTRYAGEPGVEGSGLGAARARAAALLMLALPGAAYVYQGEELGLPEVLDLPDEVLTDPIFRRTGSRKHVRDGCRVPLPWSGHASPFGFSGEAAGAKPWLPQPEWFAEHATDRALADTRSFWHLYRDGLQLRRTLPQLGEGPLRWLDTPPQVLAITRGDGLVCAVNFGTEPVPAPVPGTPLLASGPCPDGVLPAATAAWWTADCPTP; encoded by the coding sequence ATGCTCAGCACCCTTCCGGCCGCCATCGGCCACCCCTCCCCCGCCGCCTCCACCTCGGCCCCTTGGTGGCGCGACGCGGTGATCTACCAGGTCTACGTCCGCAGCTTCCTCGACAGCACCGGCGACGGCATCGGTGACCTGGCCGGCGTCCGGGCCGGGCTCCCCTACCTGCGCAAGCTCGGTGTCGACGGCATCTGGCTCAGCCCCTTCTACCCGTCGCCGCAGCACGACCACGGCTACGACGTCGCCGACTACCGCGGCGTCGACCCGGTCTACGGCGACCTCGCCGAGTTCGACCTGCTGGCGGCCGACGCCCGTCGCCTCGGACTGAAGCTGCTGCTCGACATCGTTCCCAACCACTGCTCCAGCGAGCACCCGTGGTTCCAGGAGGCACTCGCCGCGGAGCCGGGCAGCCCGGAGCGCGCCCGCTTCCACTTCGCCCCCGGCCGCGGCCCGGACGGGGCCGAGCCTCCCAACAACTGGCACGCGATGTTCGGCGGTCCCGCGTGGAGCCGGACCACCGGGCCCGACGGCGCCCCCGGCGAGTGGTACCTGCACCTCTTCACGCCCGAACAGCCCGACCTGAATTGGCGCGACCCGGCGGTGGGCGACGAGTTCGAGGAGGTGCTGCGCTTCTGGCTGGACCGCGGGGTCGACGGCTTCCGCATCGATGTCGCCGCCGGACTGTTCAAGCACCCCGCGCTGCCCGACTCGGACGATCCCGCGGCCGACGAGCGGGCCCGCGACGCCGTCAACCAGCTGGCCTGGAACCAGCCCGAGGTGCACGGCGTGTGGCGACGCTGGCGCTCGGTCTGCGAGGAGTACACCGCCCGGGACGGCCGCGAGCGACTGCTGGTCGGCGAAGTGTCCGTGCCCACCGCGCGGGAGCACGCCGAGTACGTCCGCCCCGACGAACTGCACCAGGCGTTCTTCTTCGACCTGCTCAGCGCCCCCTGGGACGCCGACGCCTTCCGCGCGACGATCACCGACGCGATGCGCGACATCGCCGGCACCGGCTCCACCGTCACCTGGGTCCTCAACAACCACGACCAGGTCCGCACCGTCACCCGCTACGCGGGCGAGCCCGGGGTGGAAGGCAGCGGTCTGGGCGCCGCCCGTGCCCGCGCCGCGGCCCTCCTGATGCTCGCGCTGCCCGGCGCCGCCTACGTCTACCAGGGCGAGGAGCTCGGCCTCCCCGAGGTCCTCGACCTGCCCGACGAGGTCCTCACCGATCCGATCTTCCGCCGAACCGGAAGCCGCAAGCACGTCCGGGACGGCTGCCGCGTGCCGCTGCCCTGGTCCGGACACGCCTCCCCGTTCGGCTTCTCCGGGGAGGCGGCCGGCGCCAAGCCGTGGCTGCCGCAGCCCGAGTGGTTCGCCGAGCACGCCACCGACCGCGCCCTGGCCGACACCCGTTCCTTCTGGCACCTCTACCGCGACGGGCTCCAGCTGCGGCGCACCCTGCCGCAGCTCGGCGAAGGCCCCCTGCGCTGGCTGGACACGCCGCCTCAGGTGCTCGCGATCACCCGCGGCGACGGCCTCGTCTGCGCGGTGAACTTCGGTACCGAGCCCGTGCCCGCCCCGGTCCCCGGCACTCCGCTGCTCGCCAGCGGTCCCTGTCCCGACGGGGTGCTCCCCGCGGCGACCGCCGCCTGGTGGACGGCCGACTGCCCGACCCCGTGA
- a CDS encoding APC family permease — MVEDTPRTPAAATLRPNAIGFVDALAIGLNATSPAYSLAAVIGPIVALVGVHAPGVMLASFVPMVLIASAFYYLNRADPDCGTTFSWVTRALGPTTGWLGGWAITMTGVLVVGSLADVAVNFGLLAVGLDGWAGNTLIRQALTVLVIVTMAALCVRDTQAAARLQNVLVLLQTVCLFVFAAVALYRVYDGTGSPGALRPSLDWLDPFGSGSTALTGGLLLGVFVYWGWESAVNLTEETKDPSSAPGRAGVWSTVVLLATYVSVAFAVVAFAGTGYLTAHADDEEAVFASLARDALGGWDWIVLLAVATSALASTQTTIIPASRTALSMARRHALPRRFGLIHDRYRTPAVGTWWVAGTATVWYLFIHQVSENALADSLTALSLLIAFYYALTGIACAVYHRRLLTSGVRAFLFIGAGPLVGAGMLIWLLVEAVVDMADPANSAGGSSWFGLGPPLVIALGLSLVGLLVMLARRAASGTFWTERPSVHQAEQVVPSVSKRAVEPAARG, encoded by the coding sequence ATGGTCGAAGACACCCCGCGGACGCCTGCCGCCGCCACGCTCAGACCGAACGCGATCGGGTTCGTCGACGCCCTCGCCATCGGGCTGAACGCCACCTCGCCGGCGTACTCGCTGGCCGCCGTGATCGGGCCGATCGTCGCCCTCGTCGGCGTCCACGCCCCCGGGGTGATGCTCGCGTCGTTCGTCCCGATGGTGCTCATCGCATCCGCTTTCTACTACCTGAACCGCGCCGATCCCGACTGCGGCACGACCTTTTCGTGGGTGACGCGTGCGCTGGGACCCACGACGGGCTGGCTGGGCGGCTGGGCGATCACGATGACCGGGGTCCTGGTGGTCGGCTCGCTCGCCGACGTGGCCGTCAACTTCGGTCTGTTGGCCGTCGGCCTGGACGGCTGGGCCGGGAACACGCTGATCCGGCAGGCACTCACCGTGCTGGTGATCGTGACGATGGCGGCCCTGTGCGTCCGGGACACCCAGGCGGCGGCCCGCCTGCAGAACGTCCTCGTGCTGCTGCAGACCGTCTGCCTGTTCGTCTTCGCGGCGGTGGCCCTGTACCGGGTCTACGACGGGACCGGCTCCCCGGGCGCGCTGCGGCCGTCCCTCGACTGGCTCGACCCGTTCGGATCCGGAAGCACGGCGCTGACCGGCGGACTGCTCCTCGGCGTCTTCGTCTACTGGGGCTGGGAGTCCGCCGTCAACCTCACCGAGGAGACGAAGGACCCCTCCTCCGCCCCGGGTCGGGCCGGCGTCTGGTCCACCGTCGTCCTCCTGGCCACCTACGTGTCCGTGGCCTTCGCGGTGGTCGCGTTCGCCGGCACCGGTTACCTCACGGCGCACGCCGACGACGAGGAGGCCGTCTTCGCGTCCCTGGCCCGAGATGCCCTCGGCGGCTGGGACTGGATCGTCCTGCTCGCCGTCGCCACCTCGGCGCTCGCCTCGACCCAGACGACGATCATCCCGGCCTCCCGTACCGCGCTGTCCATGGCGCGCAGGCACGCCCTCCCCCGCAGGTTCGGTCTGATCCACGACCGGTACCGCACCCCGGCCGTCGGCACCTGGTGGGTCGCGGGCACGGCCACCGTCTGGTACCTGTTCATCCATCAGGTCAGCGAGAACGCGCTCGCCGACTCGCTGACGGCCCTCTCCCTCCTGATCGCGTTCTACTACGCCCTCACCGGAATCGCCTGCGCGGTCTACCACCGGCGCCTGCTGACCTCGGGGGTGCGCGCGTTCCTGTTCATCGGCGCCGGTCCGCTCGTCGGCGCGGGGATGCTGATCTGGCTGCTCGTCGAGGCGGTCGTCGACATGGCGGATCCCGCCAACTCCGCGGGCGGCAGCTCCTGGTTCGGCCTCGGACCGCCGCTGGTCATCGCCCTCGGCCTGAGCCTCGTGGGGCTGCTGGTGATGCTCGCCCGGCGCGCGGCGTCCGGGACGTTCTGGACGGAGCGCCCGAGCGTCCACCAGGCGGAGCAGGTGGTGCCGAGCGTGTCGAAGCGGGCCGTGGAGCCGGCCGCCCGAGGGTGA
- a CDS encoding ABC transporter permease encodes MADTVTATRGPTDGRRRAQRRKRRLAIVFVLPALLLLGALVVYPVLFSFGRSLFDADGDRFVGAANYAAIVQDQATLKAIRNSALWVVVAPTLLTGLGLMLAVLTEKVRWATAFKLVLFLPMAVSFLAAGIIFRLAYDQDPSRGVLNAAVVGVHDTFRDTAAYPTARAREGHGLTGGAGGPYGTEETVRPGHAVDLGFIGVAPDAMPDGAKAAASAAPEPDTIGGVVYLDFAPGGAGTPGRIDPGENGLPGMRVEAVRDGRVAATAVTAEDGSFRFTGLADGAYAVRLPAANFAAPYQGVNWLGPALVTPAIIGAYLWVWTGFSMVLIGAGLAAIPRDALEAARMDGASEGQIFRKITVPLLAPVLTVVFVTLVINVMKVFDLVYIIAPGPVQEEANVLATRMWLVSFGGGNDQGLGSALSVVLLLLVVPAMVFNIRRFRRSGA; translated from the coding sequence ATGGCTGACACCGTGACCGCCACCCGCGGCCCGACCGACGGGCGGCGCCGGGCCCAGCGCAGGAAGCGCCGCCTCGCCATCGTCTTCGTCCTGCCCGCCCTGCTGCTGCTCGGCGCGCTGGTCGTCTACCCGGTCCTCTTCTCCTTCGGCCGCAGCCTCTTCGACGCCGACGGCGACCGTTTCGTCGGGGCCGCCAACTACGCGGCGATCGTGCAGGACCAGGCCACCCTGAAGGCGATCCGCAACAGCGCCCTGTGGGTCGTCGTCGCCCCGACCCTGCTGACCGGCCTCGGGCTGATGCTCGCCGTGCTCACCGAGAAGGTGCGCTGGGCGACCGCGTTCAAGCTCGTGCTCTTCCTGCCGATGGCCGTGTCGTTCCTCGCCGCCGGCATCATCTTCCGCCTCGCCTACGACCAGGACCCGTCCCGGGGCGTCCTCAACGCCGCCGTCGTCGGCGTCCACGACACCTTCCGCGACACCGCCGCCTATCCGACCGCCCGGGCCCGGGAGGGCCACGGCCTGACCGGCGGGGCGGGCGGCCCGTACGGCACCGAGGAGACCGTACGCCCCGGCCACGCGGTCGACCTCGGCTTCATCGGGGTGGCACCCGACGCGATGCCGGACGGAGCGAAGGCGGCGGCCTCCGCCGCTCCCGAGCCGGACACCATCGGGGGTGTCGTCTACCTCGACTTCGCCCCCGGCGGCGCCGGCACCCCCGGCCGTATCGACCCGGGCGAGAACGGGTTGCCCGGCATGAGGGTCGAGGCCGTCCGGGACGGCCGGGTGGCCGCCACCGCCGTCACGGCCGAGGACGGGTCGTTCCGCTTCACCGGGCTGGCCGACGGCGCGTACGCGGTCAGGCTGCCCGCGGCCAACTTCGCGGCCCCGTACCAGGGGGTGAACTGGCTCGGTCCGGCGCTGGTCACCCCGGCCATCATCGGCGCCTACCTGTGGGTGTGGACCGGTTTCTCGATGGTTCTGATCGGCGCCGGCCTCGCGGCCATCCCGCGGGACGCCCTGGAGGCCGCGCGGATGGACGGTGCCTCGGAGGGCCAGATCTTCCGCAAGATCACCGTGCCGCTGCTCGCTCCGGTGCTCACCGTCGTCTTCGTGACCCTGGTGATCAACGTGATGAAGGTCTTCGACCTCGTCTACATCATCGCGCCCGGACCGGTCCAGGAGGAGGCCAACGTACTGGCCACCCGCATGTGGCTGGTCTCCTTCGGCGGTGGCAACGACCAGGGGCTCGGCAGCGCGCTCAGCGTGGTGCTCCTCCTGCTCGTCGTCCCGGCGATGGTCTTCAACATCCGGCGCTTCCGAAGGAGTGGAGCATGA
- a CDS encoding TetR/AcrR family transcriptional regulator: MAKDVVPEEARRRRRPTRQGTVLSERLIVETALRMVREHGSAGLSARRLGAALGADPSTLYRYFDGMDGLTLAIGEELIGRALDGWVPTGRWRDDLRSLGLRIHGAYLAHPQAALLTASRVSGRPREIAADEAILGSLRGAGFADADAVRIYHAYIDQALAFAALDAGPLALTEKARASDEERWESTYARLPADTYPNIAATAELLAARMPHSAYPVALEMLLDTAARQLADAAGGRGAGDGGAAGRE; encoded by the coding sequence ATGGCGAAGGACGTGGTCCCGGAGGAGGCCCGCAGGCGGCGGCGCCCGACCCGGCAGGGGACGGTGCTCTCCGAGCGGCTGATCGTCGAGACGGCCCTGCGGATGGTGCGCGAGCACGGGAGCGCGGGCCTGTCCGCCCGGCGGCTGGGCGCCGCGCTGGGCGCGGACCCCAGCACGCTGTACCGGTACTTCGACGGCATGGACGGGCTGACCCTGGCGATCGGCGAGGAGCTGATCGGCCGCGCGCTCGACGGCTGGGTCCCGACCGGGCGGTGGCGCGACGACCTGCGCTCGCTCGGGCTGCGCATCCACGGCGCCTACCTCGCCCACCCGCAGGCCGCGCTGCTGACCGCGAGCCGGGTCAGCGGCCGGCCGCGCGAGATCGCGGCGGACGAGGCGATCCTCGGCAGCCTGCGCGGCGCGGGCTTCGCCGACGCGGACGCCGTACGGATCTACCACGCCTACATCGACCAGGCGCTGGCCTTCGCGGCGCTCGACGCCGGGCCTCTCGCGCTGACGGAGAAGGCGCGGGCGTCGGACGAGGAGCGGTGGGAGTCGACGTACGCCCGGTTGCCGGCCGACACGTACCCGAACATCGCGGCCACCGCGGAACTGCTGGCCGCCCGGATGCCCCACAGCGCCTACCCGGTGGCGTTGGAGATGCTGCTGGACACCGCCGCGCGGCAGCTCGCGGACGCGGCGGGCGGCCGGGGTGCCGGGGACGGGGGCGCGGCCGGGCGCGAGTGA